The following coding sequences lie in one Streptomyces sp. NBC_00510 genomic window:
- a CDS encoding STAS domain-containing protein, whose amino-acid sequence MHIRGDHAELVVGGRLDVRTAADARKVLHSAVDGGHGDLVLDLTELDSWDATGLGVIMGAHRRCGRADRRLVLRGVPAQMQRLLVATRLHRILVIEGGIAAEALPRT is encoded by the coding sequence ATGCACATCAGGGGCGATCACGCCGAGCTGGTCGTCGGGGGCCGCCTCGACGTCCGCACCGCGGCGGACGCCCGCAAGGTCCTGCACAGCGCCGTGGACGGCGGCCACGGCGACCTCGTGCTCGACCTGACCGAACTCGACTCGTGGGACGCGACGGGTCTGGGGGTCATCATGGGGGCGCACCGCCGCTGCGGCCGGGCCGACCGGCGCCTGGTCCTGCGGGGCGTGCCCGCGCAGATGCAGCGCCTGCTGGTCGCCACGCGGCTGCACCGCATCCTGGTCATCGAGGGGGGAATCGCGGCAGAAGCACTGCCGCGGACCTAG
- a CDS encoding histidine kinase, whose translation MTTTAARRAHRDDVLIAVSGFAGGLAMWAFGLYTHSGNHPAGDHRWLPLLPLVVMAGCELLRRTAPRVAIVLGALTFCADFVIGSLLVTVLMFTDLVYAAVLYGPKRLTRVVPVVSVLGTAALTVTAVAVHPVAESLLIGVVGALVSVAPAWTGVVVRRHRDEAAHERLRAEQTALLAELDRREAVGRERARMARELHDVVAGHVSAIAIHSTAALSLDRHEGPAREALAVIRENSVEGLSEMRRLIGLLRDSAGEDGEPAPVPRLAGLDALLEQMRAAAPHSAFVLRDGRPEGAASLPAPVELAAYRIVQESLTNVLKHAAPGEVPVMLEQEGEALTVTVASPCRIGGPGHRPDPRAPGSGSGLIGMRERAELLGGTFEAGREGTTWRVRAVLPMKGNA comes from the coding sequence ATGACGACCACCGCCGCCCGGCGCGCGCACCGCGACGACGTGCTGATCGCCGTGTCGGGGTTCGCGGGCGGCCTCGCGATGTGGGCGTTCGGGCTGTACACCCACTCCGGGAACCATCCGGCGGGCGACCACCGCTGGCTGCCGCTGCTCCCGCTGGTGGTCATGGCCGGATGCGAACTGCTGCGGCGGACCGCGCCCCGCGTCGCGATCGTCCTCGGCGCGCTCACCTTCTGCGCGGACTTCGTGATCGGCTCGCTGCTGGTGACCGTGCTGATGTTCACCGACCTCGTGTACGCCGCCGTCCTGTACGGGCCGAAGCGGCTGACCCGGGTCGTGCCGGTCGTCAGCGTGCTCGGCACGGCCGCGCTCACCGTCACCGCCGTGGCGGTGCACCCGGTCGCCGAGTCCCTGCTGATCGGTGTGGTCGGTGCCCTGGTCTCGGTCGCCCCCGCCTGGACGGGCGTGGTGGTGCGGCGACACCGCGACGAGGCCGCCCACGAACGGCTGCGCGCGGAGCAGACCGCGCTGCTCGCCGAGCTGGACCGCCGGGAGGCGGTGGGCCGCGAGCGGGCCCGGATGGCCCGCGAACTGCACGACGTGGTGGCGGGCCACGTCTCCGCGATCGCCATCCACTCCACCGCCGCGCTGTCCCTGGACCGCCACGAGGGCCCGGCCCGCGAGGCGCTGGCGGTGATCCGCGAGAACAGCGTCGAGGGCCTGTCCGAGATGCGCCGGCTCATCGGGCTGCTGCGCGACTCGGCGGGCGAGGACGGGGAGCCGGCCCCCGTCCCGCGGCTGGCCGGCCTGGACGCGCTCCTGGAGCAGATGCGCGCGGCGGCCCCGCACTCGGCCTTCGTACTGCGCGACGGGCGCCCCGAGGGCGCCGCCTCGCTGCCCGCGCCGGTGGAGCTGGCGGCCTACCGGATCGTGCAGGAGTCCTTGACCAACGTCCTGAAGCACGCGGCGCCCGGCGAGGTGCCCGTCATGCTGGAGCAGGAGGGCGAGGCGCTGACGGTGACCGTGGCGAGCCCCTGCCGGATCGGCGGCCCGGGGCACCGGCCGGACCCCCGGGCCCCCGGCTCCGGCAGCGGCCTGATCGGGATGCGGGAACGCGCCGAGCTGCTGGGCGGCACCTTCGAGGCGGGCCGGGAGGGCACGACATGGCGGGTAAGGGCGGTACTGCCCATGAAGGGGAACGCATGA
- a CDS encoding F0F1 ATP synthase subunit epsilon → MLAELHVELVAADRSVWSGEATLVVARTESGDIGVMPNHEPLLGVLQSGPVTIRTSEGGTVVAAVHGGFISFADNKLSVLAEIAELADEIDVQRAERALERAKADADAASERRAEVRLIAATSGSR, encoded by the coding sequence ATCTTGGCTGAGCTGCACGTCGAGCTGGTCGCAGCGGACCGCAGTGTCTGGTCCGGCGAGGCCACACTTGTCGTCGCACGCACCGAGTCCGGCGACATCGGCGTCATGCCGAACCACGAGCCGCTGCTGGGCGTGCTCCAGTCCGGTCCGGTGACGATCCGCACCAGCGAGGGCGGCACCGTCGTCGCCGCGGTGCACGGCGGTTTCATCTCCTTCGCGGACAACAAGCTGTCGGTGCTCGCGGAGATCGCCGAGCTCGCCGACGAGATCGACGTCCAGCGTGCGGAGCGGGCTCTGGAGCGTGCGAAGGCCGACGCCGACGCCGCCAGTGAGCGCCGCGCCGAGGTCCGGCTGATCGCCGCGACCAGCGGGTCGCGCTGA
- a CDS encoding LLM class flavin-dependent oxidoreductase, with amino-acid sequence MRVGTFVLAAQFPGQGPGEALHRAVRSAEAAEKAGLDSVWLAEHHFVPYGVCPSAVTLAALLLGRTHRIGIGTAVSVLPTAHPVALGEQAALLHITSGGRFTLGVGRGGPWVDLEVFGAGLAAFEKGFPESLDLLLRWLREPRVEASGERFAFREVDVVPRADEFEEPSGPPVVVACTSPGSVRLAARRGLPMLLGMHCGDEDKAAMVAMWQAEARDAGLSPEMVATAEHVSAGVVQIADRRADAVETLTKAMPGWLQRGLAAHRTVDGRPRTMRDPLAYTELLCDLHPVGPPALCADRLAATAERTGISRFALLVEGSGDLAATEENVARLGSEVLPQLA; translated from the coding sequence ATGCGTGTCGGTACTTTCGTCCTCGCCGCCCAGTTCCCGGGGCAGGGACCGGGGGAGGCGCTGCACCGCGCGGTGCGGTCCGCAGAGGCGGCGGAGAAGGCCGGGCTGGACTCCGTATGGCTGGCGGAGCACCACTTCGTGCCGTACGGCGTGTGTCCGTCGGCCGTGACGCTCGCCGCGCTGCTGCTGGGCAGGACGCACCGGATCGGGATCGGTACGGCCGTGAGCGTCCTGCCGACCGCGCACCCCGTGGCGCTCGGCGAGCAGGCGGCGCTGCTGCACATCACCTCGGGCGGCCGCTTCACGCTGGGCGTGGGCCGCGGCGGCCCCTGGGTGGACCTGGAGGTCTTCGGCGCCGGACTCGCCGCCTTCGAGAAGGGTTTCCCCGAGTCGCTGGACCTGCTGCTGCGCTGGCTCCGGGAGCCGCGCGTGGAGGCCTCGGGTGAACGATTCGCCTTCCGCGAGGTCGACGTCGTGCCGCGGGCGGACGAGTTCGAGGAGCCCAGCGGGCCGCCGGTCGTCGTCGCCTGCACCTCGCCGGGCAGCGTCCGGCTCGCGGCACGCAGGGGTCTGCCGATGCTGCTCGGCATGCACTGTGGCGACGAGGACAAAGCTGCCATGGTCGCAATGTGGCAGGCCGAGGCGCGCGATGCGGGGCTTTCACCCGAAATGGTGGCCACGGCCGAACATGTCTCCGCGGGCGTCGTACAGATCGCGGACCGCCGCGCGGACGCCGTGGAGACCCTCACCAAGGCGATGCCCGGCTGGCTCCAGCGGGGCCTCGCCGCGCACCGCACGGTCGACGGCCGGCCCCGGACGATGCGCGATCCGCTCGCCTACACCGAACTCCTCTGCGACCTCCACCCGGTGGGCCCGCCCGCGCTGTGCGCCGACCGGCTGGCCGCCACCGCCGAGCGGACCGGCATCAGCCGCTTCGCCCTGCTCGTCGAAGGGTCCGGCGATCTCGCGGCCACCGAGGAGAACGTGGCGCGGCTCGGCAGCGAAGTGCTCCCGCAATTGGCCTGA
- a CDS encoding cob(I)yrinic acid a,c-diamide adenosyltransferase → MVNLTRIYTRTGDDGTTALGDMSRTAKTDSRISAYADANEANAAIGVAIAVGALPQEVVTVLVRVQNDLFDVGADLATPVVPDPKYPPLRVEQTYVDRLEADCDRFLEELEKLRSFILPGGTPGAALLHQACTVVRRAERSTWAALEEHGGTMNPLTATYLNRLSDLLFILARTANKEVGDVLWVPGENR, encoded by the coding sequence ATGGTCAATCTGACGCGCATCTACACGCGGACCGGGGACGACGGCACCACCGCCCTCGGCGACATGAGCCGTACGGCCAAGACCGACAGCCGCATCTCGGCCTACGCGGACGCCAATGAGGCGAACGCGGCGATCGGCGTGGCGATCGCCGTCGGCGCGCTCCCGCAGGAGGTCGTGACCGTCCTCGTACGGGTCCAGAACGACCTCTTCGACGTCGGCGCCGACCTCGCGACGCCCGTCGTCCCCGACCCCAAGTACCCGCCGCTGCGCGTCGAGCAGACCTACGTGGACCGGCTGGAGGCGGACTGCGACCGCTTCCTGGAGGAACTGGAGAAGCTGCGCAGCTTCATCCTGCCGGGCGGCACCCCGGGCGCCGCGCTGCTCCACCAGGCGTGCACGGTCGTCCGCCGCGCCGAGCGGTCCACGTGGGCCGCGCTGGAGGAACACGGCGGGACGATGAACCCGCTCACCGCCACCTACCTCAACCGGCTGTCCGACCTGCTGTTCATCCTGGCCCGTACGGCCAACAAGGAGGTCGGCGACGTGCTGTGGGTGCCCGGCGAGAACCGCTGA
- a CDS encoding 3-hydroxyacyl-CoA dehydrogenase family protein, translating into MAKKLAVIGAGLMGSGIAQVSAQAGYEVVLRDITDEALARGKGGIEASYEKFVAKGKLTAQDAAAALARITTTTDLDAAADADIVVEAVFEKIEVKQEIFRALDKIAKADAVLASNTSAIPITKIAAVTERPENVVGTHFFSPVPLMQLCELVRGYKTGDATLARAKAFAEEIGKATIVVNRDVAGFVTTRLIAALVVEATKLYESGVATAEDIDIACKLGFGHAMGPLATADLTGVDILLHAADNIYTESQDEKFAPPELMRRMVDAGALGRKSGEGFYRY; encoded by the coding sequence GTGGCGAAGAAGCTCGCCGTCATCGGAGCCGGCCTGATGGGCTCCGGCATCGCGCAGGTGTCCGCACAGGCGGGTTACGAGGTCGTCCTGCGTGACATCACGGACGAGGCGCTGGCCAGGGGCAAGGGCGGGATCGAGGCGTCCTACGAGAAGTTCGTCGCCAAGGGCAAGCTCACCGCGCAGGACGCGGCCGCCGCGCTCGCGCGCATCACCACCACCACCGACCTGGACGCGGCCGCCGACGCCGACATCGTCGTCGAGGCCGTCTTCGAGAAGATCGAGGTCAAGCAGGAGATCTTCCGCGCGCTGGACAAGATCGCCAAGGCGGACGCGGTGCTGGCCTCCAACACCTCCGCCATCCCGATCACCAAGATCGCGGCGGTGACGGAGCGCCCGGAGAACGTGGTCGGCACCCACTTCTTCTCGCCGGTCCCGCTCATGCAGCTGTGCGAGCTGGTCCGCGGCTACAAGACCGGCGACGCGACCCTGGCGCGCGCCAAGGCCTTCGCCGAGGAGATCGGCAAGGCGACCATCGTCGTCAACCGGGACGTGGCCGGCTTCGTCACCACCCGGCTGATCGCGGCGCTGGTCGTCGAGGCCACCAAGCTCTACGAGTCGGGCGTCGCCACGGCCGAGGACATCGACATCGCCTGCAAGCTCGGTTTCGGCCACGCGATGGGCCCGCTGGCGACCGCCGACCTCACCGGCGTCGACATCCTGCTGCACGCCGCCGACAACATCTACACCGAGTCCCAGGACGAGAAGTTCGCCCCGCCGGAGCTCATGCGGCGCATGGTCGACGCGGGCGCGCTCGGCCGCAAGAGCGGCGAGGGCTTCTACCGGTACTGA
- a CDS encoding response regulator transcription factor, with product MIRVVVAEDQAAVRAGLVLILGSVPDIEVVGEAADGEAAVRVARELRPDVILMDLQMPRLDGVAATREIVAERLADVLVLTTFDLDEYVFGALRAGAAGFLLKDTEADRLIEGVRLVARGEGMIAPAVTRRLIGEFARPRPRPAADHAVLGALTPREREVLVCVGEGLSNAEIAARLEMAEATAKTHVSRMLAKLELRSRVQAAVLAQEWGLSVRP from the coding sequence ATGATCCGGGTGGTCGTCGCCGAGGACCAGGCCGCGGTACGGGCGGGGCTGGTCCTGATCCTGGGCTCGGTCCCGGACATCGAGGTGGTCGGCGAGGCGGCCGACGGGGAGGCCGCGGTCCGCGTCGCCCGTGAGCTGCGCCCGGACGTGATCCTCATGGACCTCCAGATGCCCCGGCTGGACGGGGTCGCCGCGACCCGGGAGATCGTCGCGGAGCGGCTGGCGGACGTGCTCGTCCTCACCACCTTCGACCTGGACGAGTACGTCTTCGGCGCGCTGCGGGCGGGAGCCGCGGGATTCCTGCTGAAGGACACCGAGGCGGACCGGCTGATCGAGGGCGTACGGCTGGTGGCCCGCGGCGAGGGGATGATCGCGCCCGCGGTGACCCGCCGGCTGATCGGCGAGTTCGCCCGCCCGCGGCCGCGTCCGGCGGCCGACCACGCCGTGCTCGGCGCGCTGACGCCACGGGAGCGGGAGGTGCTGGTCTGCGTGGGCGAGGGCCTGTCCAACGCGGAGATCGCGGCGCGGCTGGAGATGGCGGAGGCCACGGCGAAGACGCACGTCAGCCGGATGCTGGCCAAGCTGGAGCTGCGCAGCCGCGTGCAGGCCGCGGTGCTCGCACAGGAATGGGGGCTGTCCGTACGGCCCTAG
- a CDS encoding ATP-binding protein, with product MTGDEYGAQQDSTGFADATSAGGAEDGTAPTPRVGRPPRDPLALEVGAGTGDSDAPRVVELLVGDCRLTLNPVDGSEVSSLAPGDLPAPVRRTADERAALTAAARPTEPPGPRAPELPLLEREEERKRLVRLLSRGRSVRVTGPSGAGRSVLLDAVARACEDLAPDGVIRLSGYRRTPSDLLQELFATVYDTEDYRPDRSRLLELLRDIGGVVVLDDLEFGGASLEELLAAAPECAFLLSATPDVPAPAGDSLVEEVFLPGLPRVACLELLELSAGRPLVEEETAWAADLWFESEGLPLRFVQAGALLRQRDALGAEILAADESVWGDVEAADELPVDAPFDTEPGASASHVPLPSLAESAAPAALLASRLGASAQEALRFAVALGGECPHQAHLPALVGDTHGDAALGEIVAVGLAVPVAAHHRLAAGVSRQLALVDGLAAEAAAEGSPQALAAAQHYAWWAGHPSVTPRRVAAEAEAILAALSAARDGGHTSAAVLLARTVAPVLAAAMHWSAWERALRVGQEAARLAGEVAEEAYFLHELGVLALCLGNLDRARSELEASIALRGALADRQGTTVGRRTLALVVDRAGGPVPGTGLAGVETPATGTDISEAPTTIISKRLAAAAAAPRRIALTGSRRNLVAVGAGALLAAVLGTVVTLGTTASGGDQNTPMNVKPVESAQEDDADDGFPAEDAPSPGSSRRPSPSASGTTPGSTGTPGAPGGAVDPGTGGGETEQPGGGETSTKGSGGSNTGRPRPTHSTSRPPTSTTKPPTSTPSTPPPATESPTTTPTETPPSDTTSASGPSETAVTTTDPGTPVDASAPGTIA from the coding sequence ATGACCGGTGACGAGTACGGCGCACAACAGGACTCCACGGGCTTTGCCGACGCGACATCGGCCGGCGGCGCGGAGGACGGCACCGCGCCGACCCCGCGCGTCGGCCGGCCGCCGCGCGACCCGCTCGCCCTCGAGGTCGGGGCGGGCACGGGGGACAGCGACGCGCCACGCGTCGTCGAACTCCTCGTGGGCGACTGCAGGCTGACCCTCAACCCCGTCGACGGGAGCGAGGTCAGCTCCCTCGCCCCCGGCGACCTGCCCGCACCCGTACGGCGCACGGCGGACGAGCGCGCCGCGCTGACCGCCGCCGCCCGGCCGACGGAGCCGCCGGGGCCACGCGCCCCCGAGCTCCCGCTGCTGGAGCGCGAGGAGGAGCGCAAGCGCCTGGTGCGGCTGCTCTCCCGGGGCCGTTCGGTGCGCGTCACCGGGCCCTCCGGCGCCGGCCGCAGCGTGCTGCTCGACGCGGTGGCCCGGGCCTGCGAGGACCTCGCCCCCGACGGCGTGATCCGGCTCTCCGGCTACCGGCGGACCCCCAGCGACCTGCTGCAGGAGCTCTTCGCCACCGTCTACGACACCGAGGACTACCGCCCCGACCGCAGCCGCCTGCTGGAGCTGCTGCGCGACATCGGCGGGGTCGTCGTCCTGGACGACCTGGAGTTCGGTGGCGCCTCCCTGGAGGAACTGCTCGCGGCGGCGCCCGAGTGCGCCTTCCTGTTGTCCGCGACGCCCGACGTGCCGGCCCCCGCCGGCGACTCCCTGGTCGAGGAGGTCTTCCTCCCCGGACTGCCCCGGGTCGCCTGCCTGGAACTGCTGGAGCTCTCCGCGGGCCGCCCCCTGGTGGAGGAGGAGACCGCCTGGGCGGCAGACCTGTGGTTCGAGTCCGAGGGCCTGCCGCTGCGCTTCGTCCAGGCCGGTGCGTTGCTGCGGCAGCGCGACGCGCTCGGGGCGGAGATCCTCGCGGCCGACGAGTCCGTGTGGGGCGACGTGGAGGCGGCGGACGAACTCCCCGTCGACGCGCCCTTCGACACCGAGCCGGGCGCGTCGGCCTCGCACGTGCCGCTGCCCTCGCTCGCCGAGAGCGCCGCGCCCGCCGCCCTGCTCGCCTCCCGCCTCGGCGCCTCCGCGCAGGAGGCGCTGCGTTTCGCGGTGGCCCTGGGCGGCGAGTGCCCGCACCAGGCGCACCTGCCGGCGCTCGTCGGCGACACCCACGGAGACGCCGCGCTCGGCGAGATCGTGGCCGTCGGGCTCGCCGTCCCCGTCGCGGCGCACCACCGCCTGGCGGCCGGTGTGAGCCGCCAACTGGCCCTGGTGGACGGACTGGCCGCGGAGGCCGCCGCCGAGGGCTCACCGCAGGCGCTGGCCGCCGCCCAGCACTACGCCTGGTGGGCCGGGCACCCCTCCGTCACCCCGAGGCGCGTCGCCGCCGAGGCGGAGGCCATCCTGGCCGCCCTGAGCGCCGCCCGCGACGGCGGGCACACCAGCGCGGCCGTGCTCCTGGCCCGTACGGTGGCGCCCGTCCTGGCGGCCGCCATGCACTGGAGCGCGTGGGAGCGCGCGCTGCGTGTCGGCCAGGAGGCCGCCCGGCTCGCCGGGGAGGTGGCCGAGGAGGCGTACTTCCTCCACGAACTCGGCGTCCTGGCGCTGTGCCTCGGCAACCTGGACCGGGCCCGCAGCGAACTGGAGGCCTCGATAGCCCTGCGCGGCGCCCTCGCGGACCGCCAGGGCACCACGGTGGGGCGCCGCACCCTCGCGCTCGTCGTGGACCGCGCGGGCGGCCCTGTGCCCGGCACGGGCCTCGCGGGCGTCGAGACCCCGGCGACGGGCACCGACATATCCGAGGCGCCCACGACGATCATCAGCAAGCGCCTGGCCGCGGCGGCCGCCGCCCCGCGCCGGATCGCCCTCACCGGCTCCCGCCGCAACCTCGTCGCCGTCGGCGCGGGTGCCCTGCTGGCCGCCGTCCTCGGCACCGTGGTCACCCTCGGCACGACGGCCTCCGGCGGTGACCAGAACACACCCATGAACGTCAAGCCGGTCGAGTCCGCACAGGAGGACGACGCGGACGACGGCTTCCCGGCCGAGGACGCCCCGAGCCCCGGCTCCAGCCGGCGGCCCAGCCCCTCCGCGAGCGGCACCACGCCGGGTTCCACCGGCACGCCGGGCGCGCCGGGCGGTGCGGTCGACCCGGGTACGGGCGGCGGGGAGACCGAGCAGCCGGGCGGCGGGGAGACGTCGACCAAGGGCAGCGGCGGGTCGAACACGGGTCGGCCGAGGCCGACGCACAGCACGTCCCGTCCGCCGACCTCGACGACGAAGCCGCCGACCTCGACTCCGTCGACGCCGCCGCCGGCCACCGAGTCGCCGACGACCACGCCGACCGAGACGCCTCCCAGCGACACCACCAGCGCCAGCGGGCCGTCCGAGACCGCGGTCACCACCACGGATCCCGGTACCCCGGTGGACGCGTCCGCCCCCGGAACGATCGCCTGA
- a CDS encoding DUF2550 domain-containing protein: protein MILAFQVCGALVAVALLGLFVFGLRRRLIQRPGGTFDCSLRMPPTGAGEPSGKGWAYGVARYSGDRIEWFRVFSYAPRPRRVLERSAIEVLHRRVPEGQEELALLSDSVILVCEHRGTRLELAMSDDALTGFLAWLEAAPPGQRVNVA from the coding sequence GTGATCCTCGCTTTTCAGGTGTGCGGGGCCCTGGTGGCGGTGGCGCTGCTGGGGCTGTTCGTCTTCGGGCTGCGGCGCCGGCTGATCCAGCGGCCCGGCGGCACGTTCGACTGCAGCCTGCGGATGCCGCCCACCGGCGCCGGTGAACCCTCCGGCAAGGGCTGGGCGTACGGCGTCGCCCGCTACAGCGGTGACCGGATCGAGTGGTTCCGGGTCTTCTCGTACGCGCCCCGGCCGCGCCGGGTGCTGGAGCGCTCCGCCATCGAGGTGCTGCATCGCCGCGTCCCGGAGGGGCAGGAGGAGCTGGCGCTCCTCTCCGACTCCGTCATCCTGGTCTGCGAGCACCGCGGCACCCGTCTGGAACTCGCCATGAGCGACGACGCCCTCACCGGCTTCCTCGCCTGGCTCGAGGCCGCCCCTCCCGGCCAGCGGGTCAACGTAGCCTGA
- a CDS encoding ATP/GTP-binding protein gives MSPRRNRPRGAAGRAEERPEAGPARGPERVESWQGEQWTVRQLSGSPGGKHYRCPGCDQEIPPGVGHLVAWPEHGGVEDRRHWHTACWNARDRRSARLQRSRNAPRY, from the coding sequence GTGTCCCCGCGCCGAAACCGCCCCCGAGGCGCCGCCGGCAGAGCCGAGGAGCGTCCCGAGGCCGGACCGGCCAGGGGCCCGGAGCGTGTGGAGAGCTGGCAGGGCGAGCAGTGGACCGTCCGCCAGCTGAGCGGGAGTCCGGGCGGCAAGCACTACCGCTGCCCCGGGTGCGACCAGGAGATCCCGCCGGGCGTCGGGCACCTGGTGGCCTGGCCGGAGCACGGCGGCGTGGAGGACCGGCGCCACTGGCACACCGCCTGCTGGAACGCCAGGGACCGCCGGAGCGCACGGCTCCAGCGGTCCCGAAACGCCCCCCGGTACTGA
- a CDS encoding SCO5389 family protein: MSLDVSPALLEQAERGEVDEREFVDCVRTSLPYAWDMISSLAAQLKVDGGEFADNQVPPPDEHARGQLLRALASDAIRGALQRHFGVRLAFQNCHRVAVFPLDPAVDGRYATFTSVRAQLLNQSPELRDC, from the coding sequence ATGTCGCTCGACGTCTCACCGGCCCTCCTCGAACAGGCCGAGCGAGGCGAGGTCGACGAACGGGAATTCGTCGACTGCGTCCGGACTTCCCTGCCTTACGCATGGGACATGATCAGCTCTCTGGCGGCACAACTCAAGGTGGACGGCGGCGAGTTCGCCGACAACCAGGTACCTCCGCCGGACGAGCACGCGCGCGGGCAGCTGCTCCGCGCCCTGGCGAGTGACGCGATACGGGGGGCCCTGCAGCGGCACTTCGGGGTCCGGCTGGCGTTCCAGAACTGCCACCGGGTCGCGGTGTTCCCGCTGGACCCGGCGGTCGACGGGCGTTACGCCACCTTCACCTCCGTACGCGCACAGCTGCTGAACCAGTCCCCGGAACTGCGGGACTGCTGA
- the nucS gene encoding endonuclease NucS, which yields MRLVIARCSVDYAGRLSAHLPSATRLLLVKADGSVSVHADDRAYKPLNWMSPPCTLKEGEDGVWTVTNKAGEQLIITIEDVLHDSTHELGVDPGLIKDGVEAHLQELLADRMEVLGEGWSLVRREYPTAIGPVDILGRDASGTTVAVEIKRRGEIDGVEQLTRYLELLNRDPLLAPVKGVFAAQEIKPQARVLATDRGIDCVVLDYDALRGIEDDKLRLF from the coding sequence ATGCGTCTCGTCATCGCCCGTTGCTCCGTGGACTACGCGGGCCGGCTCTCCGCCCATCTGCCGTCGGCCACCAGGCTGCTCCTGGTCAAGGCCGACGGCAGCGTCTCCGTCCACGCCGACGACCGTGCCTACAAGCCGCTGAACTGGATGTCGCCGCCCTGCACGCTCAAGGAGGGTGAGGACGGGGTCTGGACGGTCACCAACAAGGCCGGCGAGCAGCTGATCATCACCATCGAGGACGTGCTGCACGACTCCACGCACGAACTCGGGGTCGACCCGGGCCTGATCAAGGACGGCGTCGAGGCCCACCTCCAGGAGCTGCTGGCCGACCGCATGGAGGTGCTCGGCGAGGGCTGGAGCCTCGTCCGCCGCGAGTACCCCACGGCCATCGGCCCGGTGGACATCCTGGGCCGGGACGCGTCCGGCACGACCGTCGCCGTCGAGATCAAGCGCCGCGGCGAGATCGACGGCGTCGAGCAGCTCACCCGCTACCTCGAACTCCTCAACCGGGACCCCCTGCTGGCGCCCGTGAAGGGCGTCTTCGCGGCCCAGGAGATCAAGCCGCAGGCGCGCGTCCTCGCCACGGACCGCGGCATCGACTGCGTCGTCCTCGACTACGACGCACTGCGCGGCATCGAGGACGACAAGCTCCGCCTCTTCTGA